A region of the Lagopus muta isolate bLagMut1 chromosome 2, bLagMut1 primary, whole genome shotgun sequence genome:
CTGCTGGGGCTCAGGTGAAGTCGCAGAGCAGTTCAGTCCTGCTGAGTTTGAAGGTTCTGCTTCAGACTTCCTGGACGAATTGACTTCTGCCTGCAAGGAATACATGCACACACTTCAGAGGTGAGTTCAAAGTTGAAAGAAGATTTAAATTTTCCTAGAATATTCATTCCAAGAATGATGCCAACTGTATTTCAACATCAACAGGTTTATGAAAATCTAACTCTAATGAAATAAGATTACAGATAATAAACACCAGCTTAGACAATATCccagttttatttcatattttcttagTTCTATTTGTTTGTGCATAATAATAGGTataacatcaaaaaaaaaaaaaaaaaaaaaaaaacaaaagaagaaaattcttcaaAAGATTACTGTGCCAGAAATAACATCATCTTTATAAAACTGCTCTTTCTCATGATGCTTAACTAAGTGCTGACTGTATTGTCACACGGGAACTAACACAGCCTGTCTCTCATCAGGGCTAATTAGCTCCACAAAGTGCTACCTTGAGTTTGCTGTAGTGGTTTGAGTACTAGGATCGTCTCACAGCCAGAAAGCATGCGTGTGCAGGGCACTACCCTGCATCAGGCAGTAAGTTTTCATTAAGTTTCAGTGCAAGAACTAAAATAGATTTACACACCCTTATAATGCTGTAttacatacacatataaaatGTCTAATAAGCataatttttcagaattaatgtTTCACACTTTTGGAAATTTGAGATACTGGTAGATCTGTAGGAATATATGGAGAGTTGTTAACAAGCCTCCTCCTAAAACAGTATGTTTGCAATAAGAGAAGGACATATCATCACACTCCTGAATTGAAACACTTTACAGCATATACATatccaaatttaaaaaaagcaattaaaaaaatcaaaaggttGGGACCAGATAgtctcctcccctccttccccccccccaccccgtgAGCAAGTCTCTCTCCCTGAAGAGCGCAATATTACATCTCCCAAAAGCTGTATCAGAATCTCAACTTATTCCAGAGATTACAGTTCCAAATTTAAGGATTGGTACCTGagttcaaatgaaaatataagtAAAGGTAGCAGGAAATACAAACTGGTTAGAAGCCAACCAGTCACGTAGGTAACAAACTAAGAAGAtgacaaaataataatattctTCCACATTGCTGTTCTGTGTGGGGAAATCAAATCCCCTGTTTCTTGACGcttaattttctgattttcctggAATGCTATTGCCACTGAAATTATCTGAACATGactttaagatttaaaaatacttacaaTCAGACAATGATAATACTGACTTCTTTTTACACTTTActcgtagaatcatagaatcaccaaggttggaaaagacctaaaagatcacccagtccaaccgttcacctattcccaatagctcccactaaaccatgtccctcaacacaacatccagcctttccttgaacacccccaggctcggtgattccaccacctccctgggcagtccattccagtgcctgatcaccctttctgaaaagtaatacttcctcatgtccagcctgaatctcccctgccgtagcttgaaaccattccctctggtcctatcactaatgacacgagagaagaggccgacccccagctcactacaacctcccttcaggaagttatagagagtACTATATGGACTACTATGGACTCTAATATCAGGATAGTTAGGATAGAACAATTTATGACTCAAATGTGGATCAGAAACAAATCAACACAGACTCATGGAATAATTTAGGCTTGAAGGGACTTCAGACATCACTGGATCCAACTCTCTCCTCCAAGCAGGGCTGTGTCCACTCAAGTTTCAAGCCTCTCTAAAGCTGGCAACGCTACAGTTTGTCTGAGAATTGTGCTCTGGTGTTTAACAGCCTTcgtggtgatttttttcccccccctcacATTCAGTTGGTACTTCCTTTCCTCAGGCATCTGATTTACTTTAGTTTATTAAAGTATTAAGACTAGTATACTAGACTGAAGtcacattaattaaaaaaaaaaaaaaaaaaaagtactccaAAGTTTACCAATTTAGCATCTTTTTCCAGCCTAATCTCTCTTTTCTCCAGGAGTTACCTTTGCTCCTGGAAAATCCAGAAACCTCACAGAAAATTGAACAAATTTAAACATAACAACGAAAGTGGATGGAAAACTAATTTTACTGCATAATATGCCTTATAATGGCATCATGTGGATATAACATTGTTTTACGGAATAAATTCTTATAATGCATATATGAGTCGTATCTTTTAAGTGGAATGGTATTTATGGTACATAACATCTAAAATGAACAAGATCTGCAAGTCAGTGTTATTATGTTAAAAACTGTTGCTCTCTATCAAACATGTAAGCTCAAAGTGGGAATATTAAGGGAACACCTTTTCCTCTTGAATTTCGTACTCTTTTTTCAAGACCAAACAtgagtattttaaaaagttatcaTTTTGCTTAAGGCTGGTATGAAAGAATTTCTTATAATCCTAGGATCTAGAAAAAGTTAGGGAATCTCTTCTACAAGGATGAAGATAATGTAGATATTGCTTATGTTTTTTACTAGCAGAGAGGCTCACCCAATTTACACACCCAATTGGCTATTTAAGGAGAAATCCTATCCCATAAGTTGACATGAAACGTACTCAAATTATTAaaaacttctgtatttctgtactcTGCTAGTAATTCATACTATTTCACTACAAACATGCAAATTGTTTCAGTCTAACATGACATGAATGATAAAGACAGAGGtgtagaaaacattaaaaaaaaaaaaaaaagcaatttgagAAAGGGAGTTAAGAGCACCTACAGAAGAGAGCTAATTTACcttgcattaaaacaaaacagaatgaaggACTGTAAAGAGAATGTTAAACCCTGAATCATGTTCACTTattccttcagtgttttttccccttcagaaatTGAGTTAAATACATGGAATGCATCAATGGTCTTTAGAGACTGACATCCTTAAATCTTTCACTTCAAAAACTTCAGTCTTGAGAAAAAAGTATGAGAGATGAGTTCTTGAAAGGAGAAATTGTACTAAGATATTTCTTCAATAAAGACTAGCAGTGCTTAAAAAACTAAACTCACACTTTTTAAATCTTATACACTGTAAAGAAGATGGGCAGTGAATCTAATTTGCTTTTCTGGGTGGCTCAGCTTCAAAATTCTGTCTGTGCTTCCTCATCCTCAAAAATATCTGGTTGAGTTTGTAACCGTGAGCATTACATGTAGACTCCTATATTAACATGTGTAGGCGTGAGGTAAGAAAAGAATGCACCTGTCTTGCAAAACTGGCAGTGATGAAGTAATCTTCACTCTCATAgcacacaaaaaaccccacagtcTTTAGGAcagtgttaggaaaaaaaatgggtgaTATAAGAGGACACACTAGCATTCCTTCTCTGAGGACGCATTCTACACCACTGCTACACTgtcacattatttttctctgctgaccCCCACTCACACACAGCACCCTTCCTTAgtggaaaaatatgaagtttaGAGCAAAacccagtgaaaaaaaaaaaaaactgtatatGCAAGTCATGCAATTTCCTCAGGCACAGATGTCACTAAAAAACCTTACTTTTACCAAAACACGAGCTAGAGAACACATTTTCGGGTAAGAGCAACTTTCACACCAGAGTTCAACTTTCAGTATCTTCAGCTGCAGAGTAGTTCAAAAGCATTTGCAACCATTTTTCAGTAAGAATGTTTTATTCCTTCCataagccaaaagaaaaaaaaaaaaaaaaaaaaaaacacaaagaaaaacaatttaggTTAGCGTTGCCCAAATTTTCCTAGCACATTTCTGACAAAGTCTGGAGAATTTAATCACATTATAAGTGAAAACATAGAACTGAAAGCAATGTATGCAGTTTTTACCAGAGTAGCTATCACTGAAATTATTACCAATTAATCAGTACTTGAGATGCACAGTTTATAAACTGTCACATTTCCAGAGATCCAttcccatttttctccttcagtttgtccttaaaaacacaaatttccATGTAGTAATCTATGAAGGTTtgtgaaataacttttttccacaatttacttttttttttccccccctcccagTTCTGTACAGCAGACAAAAAGATATTTGAACAGTTACTACACCTTGAAGCTAATTTGTCTGGCAAGTTCTTTAGCCTCCTTGTCTGCCTGGCTTGATCCACTTCCTGACGTTAGTGGTAAGAGAGCTGTCTTCATAGATGTGCCACACATTTCACAACAGAAGTCTTGTGACCTGGCCACAAAATGACAGAACTCAGAATGACACATTCTCATAATGTTCTTATATGCTTGGCTAAGCAAAGCATTTGCAAAGCAGTCCATATAATGACGCAGTTTCAAGACCAAAAGCCTCTTTCCCATCCCTCAACCCCCATGAACTGCATTACCTTGAAACATGTTGAATAGAATCTATACTACAAATACATATTCTCTTAGGACTTTGTACTTCAAATCCAAAAGTTTCTGCTAAAGCATTACCTTTACTCTTGCACACAGAATTTGTCTATAGTGCATATTGAAGGCAGTTCTTCAAGCTGACCAGAGACCAAACAGCCTTTGTAACACACTATCCAGATCAATTCAATAAACCCTACCTCTCAGCAGGGTTTATTAGCTATAACACAGTGccatgctgcaggctgctgattAGCTCAGAGTACAGGCACAGTAAACTCACACCCgtctgttaaaaaaaacaagggcACCTGGCCTCTGGTGGCCATTTAGTTCAACTAGACTCCCTTCAGTAATTCCTATCAAGACTGTATCCTGAATTAGACACAGCCCCAGCCCACATCCAAGACTGCAGGTGTAGACTGCAGCATAGAGGAAAGATCACCTTTTTCTCCACATGCTGGTAATGCCATTCCTAACGGCCCAGGAGGCTGCTGGTCTTTGATGCAAAGGTGCACTGCTGTGTCACAGCTAACTTAGAGTCACCATGAccccatttcttttcctgccaaGCCAAATTCCTGCTAGTTGGTCCCAGCTGATACTGGCATTATTTCTCCCCAGGAGCTGTACTTTGCATTTCCATTTGCTGAACTTCTTGAGATTTCTCTTCGCCCATTTcatcagcctgtccaggtccctctggatggcagcacaaGCCTTTGGCATTTTAGAGGCTCTTCCCCGTTCTTAACAACCTGCAAACTTGCCAAGGGCACACTATGTCCCACCATACAGGTCATTAATGATGCTGAATATCTCTGGTCCCACCATCAACCCCTGGGGTACACCAGTAGCGAATGACTGGCCTCCAGCTGGACTCAAAATCCCTGCCCAGTCATTTGAGCCAGGCTgctcagccagttctcaacccaacTCCCTATGCACTTACCTAGGCTATGTTTCACAATTTTTCCTCTGTGAGGATGTTGAAAGGAAGACAGTACTGAAAACCATACTAAAGTAGAGATAagcaacatccactgctcttccCCTGCCTACCAAGCTAATAATGTCATTAAAATCCCAAATATAATTAAGTTAATTTCCTAAAAATTATTCAGAAGCCATTACTTTagattgttgttgttgctgttttactATGTTCCTGAGGGAAAAggggctttgtttttgttttctctatcaCTCACTCTTACTCCATCACATTAATTTTCCTTATGCAGGATGATTACCATTGTGATACAATGTTACTCACATCTCTACCAAACAAATTACAGATGAACTTCTAATTTGACCACACAACCTtggcaggagcacagcactcCCCAGGTAATTTGTTCACCCATAAGTCTTCAGCTTGCATAATATTCAGGAAGATAAAAACATGTAAGGCACAGAATATTccactgttttggttttgtttgtttgctttgctattTAAATGTAAAGTAAGCTCAAGAGAACAGTCTCCTGACTTACACTACTTACTGCTTAATGCCTTACTCAAAAAAGACAGTATATGTGCATTTATCCACAGTAACAAAGTTAATACGTACTTCTTCGCGAgagctcttctttcttctggtGTATAATCCAGAGATCCTATTGCTCCTTCACCTTTGGTTGGCATAAATCCAATAATTGCTAGTAAAGCTGTTCTtactaaaatagaaaaacagaggTATAAATAAAGTTGCAGAAATAATGGCTACTTCATCTTACTCTGCAATGAGTAAGATGGGTTACAGTACTGCCcataaaacttctgttttgtccATAAGAGCAGTCTGAGTTTCACACACGCAGAGCTGTTTGTTTCTAAACACAGAACATGACTTCCCATTTTTTGAACTTCACAGTATAATGCAAGTCAAAGTCTTATTTTACCATCAGCcaacacagagaaggaaagctaAGCTGTCACAAAAATACTGCATCACTATAGAGTTCCAAACTTTACTATTACGCTCCAAATAAGAACAGATATATAATAATAAGGAAGAAAGATGCAGATTCATAAGGCATCCTTCTTTTTGTGCATACTTCCTATCAGACACACATTCTGCCATTTAGTGCACAGAAGCTCAGTGATTCTCTTATATGAAGTGTACTGCAGAATTTGTTCCCTTTATGTCTTCATGTTGGGTAAGGAACTAACTTAAACACATATAACTCAGAACTGTTGCCTAAAACATCTCTTTTTGGAATACTTATCCTCCAATTCTGCTTTACATACATTCGTGAGATTTAAGAATTCAAAGCAGTTTGCCAGAAGATTtggtaaataaatataatatgaaaaaaacatcacaaaataaTACAGGATGCATATGCATTCCTATTCCAAAGACTATTCtgtgctctttaaaaaaaaagtaaaagatttGACAGTACTTGAATTCCTAAGATcttatcaacattattttaaaaatgcaactgATATTCAAAGAAATAACTGATATCCTGTACTAAGCAACACAGAATCATCACCTTGGATCAACTGTGCAACTCAGAAACTGTTCAGATaataaaacttcttttaaaatgcatggaAAACATTCAGTTATTCTCAGTTTAGATCCCATGTCTTTCCTCTGGAGTGCTCAGAGGTAAAGCATTAGAATGAAAGTTGACCACTCTCCTCTCAATCAACACTCAGGCTGATTTTAGTGGTTAGACcaaggggggggaggggagggtgagtgaaataatggaatttaaaatatttatgtgagaatcatttttaaaagctaagTATATCTTAACAAGTCTGAGAATTTTTATTTGGATGCACAAACATTAACAGCTTGTCAATATTCCTCCGTTTCTCAATCTTTTCAGCTTGTGTTTATTGACCATAATTTCCAAATCTTCCTGCGTCCCTCTTTCACAGCTTCACATTTCTACAACTCTCCCATACGCTCCCTCAAAAATCTGCCTCCCCTTCCACTATGAGCTCTATTCATTTTCCCACACATGCTGCTCCTGGCAAAAATTAAGTACATTTAAGAGCATGGGTGTGTTTGCATGGGGTAGAacacaagcagcagaaattgCATCTCATATTCTTACTCAGAGCTAGGAAGGTgatctttctgttctgcttaaTATTTGCAGTATCAATGcaatttccatttattctccTAATgtcataataaataaataaaaaatcttgaCAGTAGCAGAACTGCTTTGTAATTCAGTCAGGTTTTGTCAAACAAAccaatgcaaataaataaagtaatgcacacaaaaccatgaaaagaggttttttttcctgctcactCCTCAGCGTGCAGCAATTCCAGAGTTTCTCAGAATTCAGGGAAGCACATGAGAGTTTTGGCATGCATACTAAGAATTAGTCCAAGGATCAAGAAAGATATTAATGAGGTGCCACTGTAGTGTTCTTTGTAAGATTTTTCAAGTGTAAAGatgattttcaaataatttggTACTTACTACTCCATGAAGGCTGCCATGTTTCAGGATGATGCCCTGAAATGCTTAAGCAAATTTTCTTCCCCACTTCAAACCTGCCATTAGCCTTTAAAGAAAGGAGAATATAATAAAACATGCTTATTttgtacaaagaaaacaagttattAAGATTATCATAAATCCATATGCAAACAATACTTGTAACTGTATTACTACCAACCTCACAAATATGGCATTCAGCCTTCCCAACAAAGAAGTCTGCCAACTCCCTTCATTCATGCACAGAGACCCCTACCTGATACGTCCCAGTGTGCCATGATGGCTTGCCTGTTGCTCCTGTAATCCACACACGTGTGGAGAGTCTGAAAATCTATAGCTCTATGAAATtacacagaaacacagcctTCACCCATATCATAGGTGTGCTTTACACACGTTAACAGAGACCACGTAGATCAGGTAAGTTCACatagctccaaccccctgctatgggcagggacatctcccaccaggccaggttgctcaaagccccatccagcctggccttgtgCACAGTGGTGGCAGGCTGACAAATGGACAAGGTGATTTTTGTGGTCATTTCCAACCATAATTACTCATTCTATGACCCACAGAGACAACAGAAAGATTAGACATCCACATAAGCAATTAGTATTAGTCTTGGGGAAGCCTTCTGCTTGTAGACGCAAAACTCCATCTAACCACAGAGTACCAAAGTAACTTTGAAAGACTTCTGTCACTAGACCGGGAGCATTAATTGTACTATGCCCCGTCTTATAAAAGATAATGTTAACTTAGGTGACAGGAATCTTTCTCTCAGATACCCAAGGTAAAAATGAAcatgtaaaaaaatgaaaaactagcACATATTCTTACCGTCAGCAAAATAATGCTTGGTGGTTTCATGGGATATTCAGGTGGAAGCACTATTCGTCCGTGATATATTCCTCCATCAAAATCTGAATCTGGAGGACCTCTCACAGTAAAGTGCCATTCAAAAAGATTATCCTAAAATAcccacagcaaaggaaaaagaaaaacgtGTCAAGGAAGTTGACATGTAATCATCATTTCTTTAGCCTCTGttctaagaaaataatgaacggcaagttttaaaagaagaaaaaaaaatcagatagaGATTAAGATAACCAACAGGATAAATGAAGTAGCTTCCCTGGTAATTTTCTTATCATATGACTTAGTTGGAAAATTCAAATGTATCATTCAAGGTCTTCACCTCTATCTGTGCCTATTATTagaacagttttatttcctgaCATGTGGAATATAAGAGTCAAATATGGGAAAACTCAGTCTTTGCCCCAATGAATAATAGTTTATACAGAACTGGAGGGCTCTCTTCAAGTAAGAACATTAATCACAGACTCCTACAAGATCTCCTCTGTGCCAGGGCAACACAGGGATCTGATGCAAGTTCCTGAGAATTCCCAtcctcatttgtttttccacagacTCACCACTATCCTGCCTTACTGCAATACACAGAGtttgaatttcaaaatattttcattggaCAAGGAAATAACTTCTTCTTAAGTATTATTTTGGGGAGCTCCGAGTTTGGCTTTGTGCTTTAGGTATCCTGATGCTCATGATTCCTTGGACAAAAACAAGACGAGTCCTACTATTAACACTGCAGTCCAATGAAGCTTGCTTTTGGTGAATAAGGTCTCCTAACTAATGCTGAACATAGGTATCACATGCCTGTGACTGCTCATCTTGCTACAGCTTTTCCCAAGGAAGGGAGCTGTCAACATTTCCAGCATTTCTTCTCACATACCACTGTTCACTTCTTAATGAGTCACTtttcaaactgcaaaataaagttCTCATTTCAATTACAAGTAATTGCATGAGCTAAACCTCACGTCTCACCTCAGAAGAAAACGAGGTACAGACCAAGGTTAGTCAGTACTAAAACAGAAACATGCTACCAGCTACAAGCATGTTTAATATGCTacatatttctgaaagcagtCAAATCAATTCCCCAAACTGAGCAAAacattaacttttatttttgtgattacTCCAGAAAAAGATCAGAACgtgtttctttttatgcttCTAAGCACCAGAATTCCACCATCCTTTCAACTCAAAACCCTCGTGTGATGCCATGTTCTGGATTTGGGATGAAAATAGTGGTGGTAACGCTAATTTTTGATTACTGTAAAAAAAGCTTAATTAAACTTAATAGTCTCAGGGAAGAGAAGGGGGAATAAACATATTGTACCCATGTGACAGCACTACACAGAATATGAAAACACTATTATTGTGTACTTTCACTAAAAATCTCAGTCCACAGTACTATTAAATATGGAATTCGGCTCTTGCTTTCCAAAACAtctgaagaactgaatttaCTTTAAGATAGTTTGCTGCTATTTAAATATGCACGTTTAAAGGTATATAGAGGACTTATAGCATATACTACAGAGCTTTATTACATGCTACTGCAAGCACATGGGGAAACAAACCTCCAAAGGCTGTGCATGATAATGATCTGTAGGATCCTTCAGTTCTGCAGCCTCTTTCATCAAACGTTTgacagctgaaagaaagaaagcacgaaacatgaaaataaagaaaaattaacacATACTGCACACAAACATACGTAAACACTTTGGAAAGAGCTCCTTTCAGCTAACTAATACTTCTAACACATCACAGCTTTTTCACTAAGTTAATAACCCcagatacaaaataaattgctcACGCTGAATAAATCTTTTAAATGACTCATTCAAGCACAGAGTTATAAAAAACGCTGCATGGTCACAAAGTTTCTCAAGAGAAAGCCTTAGCAGCAGAATTAAAATAGTGTTGCATTATTAACTTCATcaaagaataagagaaaaaactATCATTAACCGAGTCCCAGTTTTCAAAGACAAGATGTAAGAGACTACCAATCCTAGTATTTTACCATAAGAGGTATATATTCACCTTTGAACAACTGCTGGAAATCTTTAACCTGACACCTCTTATGATCATTACGTGATTAGTTCCTTATCAATCCAAAGGAGATCACAGTAAGACTTGAGAGAAGCCATCACAACAGCAGCATAAGGAGATTTGTGTTTATACCATATTAGAAAACACATTCACCCAGCCAAAAAATTGGCCCAGTTCTCTGTAATCTAAACTTACTAACAAACATGGACACAATGATATTCTTCTATTCTAATTTCAGCACAGCCTTCACAGTTACTCTCTATCCTTCTTCTCAAAACAACCAGCAAATCTCTCTTTGCTGCAtcactttcttccttccccttcagtaatttttgttttcagtgcttgcCCAGCCAGGTGCTCTCATGAGCATCATGCAATAACTCCCAATAGGCCCAGCCAATCCAAAAAGCAGAGTGAACACAGGAATGACAGACAAGAAACTGAAGGATGTCACCTCATGTGCAAGATTAAAAAGGAAGTCATTACTACCTCCTGTtactcaaacaaacaaacaaacaaacaacaaataaaccaaTCTAGCAATATCAGTTACCCCCTTAAGAGGATATAATGGCAACAGGATGCCCTACTCCATCAGCTGCGGCCAGTTCAAGCCATGGATGTCTCTCCCACTCACGTAATTATATCCAcggaaagaaaaatactgctcaAGTTCCCTTTTACCACAGCTTTAGAAAACACTGTGAGTAAAGCACAATTCCTGGATTTACACCACCCAGCTCTGTGACCTGCCTTGCTTCCACAATGCTATGAAGGAAGCTACCCTGACCTCCCcactattttaatttcaatttacaGTAAggagcttttttccttctttacacTTCCTGATAATTATAAACAGGACAAAATTAATTCAGTCCAGAAAGCAAACATGCTCCACGGgagctctctgctgcagcaggaaataCTGGCAATTCCTCACAGAGCTCCCGAGGTCACCCACTCTGCAGTGGAACAAATCCTACCAAGTAAAACTGAAGAATCTGAAAAATGAACATAACAAAGCCTACCAAGACTTCAACAAACAAAGTTAGTTTGTACCTAGCCTAAAAGGAGGGCTCTggacacacacagcagcactttggGCCTGTCCCACCAGGAGCAGCCCGcatgcctgcagcacaggaacacAGGGATGTGCACCAGGAATGAACCCAGCCAGCTGCCAGGCGTGGAGAACAAGCAGCTAGGCTCCTCTTAGACAGAATTTCAACACAAGAAgtttaagatattttttaaacaaaagtcAGACTATAGATATAAGCCTACAAAACACATACTGAAAGAATACAAAATCCTATTCCATTCTTGGCACATGAAACACACCAAAATATACTGCTTAGCTTTTCTATATCAAAGATAAATTGCTTGTAAGAAgtttttttatattaaacaaGGTagtatgttttcagaaaaagcagTACATGTACTTCCACATGTGACAGGTACACTGACAGGTAGAGGAGATCAGGCTTGACTGACAGGGTTCATCCTGACAGCATAGgatttcatgtttttcaaaagTCCTGACTTCATTAAGTACAGCTGCAGAATACATAAACACAGTCCCTCCTTTAGCTACAGTTAActacagtggaaaaaatgaaagtaattccTGCAGTCTGCTAGCAACAAGTGCATGACACTCATCCAAACTTGGTTTAAAAGAATCTTGATGTGAAACATGGCATTTCAACCcactcaaaaaaagaaagaaaaaagaagtcacaCTGACTCATCTGAGTACCTGGCAATGGCAATTctgaaaaaatgagaacaatttGGATTCATTCAATACAAAGAACTGCAAACTGTTACCAAGTCTAGAAGTACCGCTAACTCTTGTGGGGAGGAATATCACCGTTAACAAGCAAAATCTGTGTGATGGACACACGTATGgccagtatcacagaatcacagaatcacagaatcacccgggttggaagggaccccaaggatcatgtagttccaacccccctgcctagcagggccaccaacatacatattcagatcaggttgcccaggaccccgtccaacctggcc
Encoded here:
- the UBE2J1 gene encoding ubiquitin-conjugating enzyme E2 J1; the protein is MEARYNLKSPAVKRLMKEAAELKDPTDHYHAQPLEDNLFEWHFTVRGPPDSDFDGGIYHGRIVLPPEYPMKPPSIILLTANGRFEVGKKICLSISGHHPETWQPSWSIRTALLAIIGFMPTKGEGAIGSLDYTPEERRALAKKSQDFCCEMCGTSMKTALLPLTSGSGSSQADKEAKELARQISFKAEVNSSRKSEAEPSNSAGLNCSATSPEPQQDGATQAFRDPASAMSEAQPGSTAAGQERAPSVPTNTSLSPRQRRAQQHSQRWAPASTDFNRVQQPRANPNHTGSTVLIVLLTFALAALIFRRMCLANEYIFEL